A portion of the Edaphobacter lichenicola genome contains these proteins:
- a CDS encoding phage tail protein: MPVTGPFENRRFLVVADNAAIPGISNVSSLQWTADLITLTEGGSPVSISEPGKIKYQPLTIEREVSFDPFFEDWAQLVARHGSQQGSIFKDLIIKIFDPAEQLVVSYNVYRCWPITFEAFSTLDVDGHVMLQERLVLIYQSFERDLLVVAPA, from the coding sequence ATGCCGGTCACGGGTCCATTCGAAAACCGACGCTTCCTCGTAGTCGCGGACAACGCGGCTATCCCAGGAATTTCGAACGTCTCCAGTCTCCAGTGGACCGCCGACCTAATCACCCTTACCGAAGGCGGTTCTCCGGTCAGCATCAGTGAGCCCGGCAAGATCAAGTACCAGCCGCTCACTATCGAACGTGAGGTCAGCTTCGACCCGTTCTTCGAAGACTGGGCGCAGCTCGTCGCCCGTCACGGTTCGCAGCAGGGATCGATCTTCAAGGATCTCATCATCAAGATCTTCGATCCCGCGGAGCAGCTCGTTGTCTCCTATAACGTCTATCGCTGCTGGCCCATCACCTTCGAGGCATTTTCCACCCTCGACGTCGATGGCCATGTGATGCTTCAGGAACGGCTCGTGCTGATCTACCAAAGCTTTGAACGCGACCTCCTCGTCGTAGCCCCCGCCTAA